The genomic window GAAGCGAGGATGCCTCGAAACCTTCCTTTCCGGTCCCGGATTGGCGTCGGATTACCAGAGGGTGGCCGGGTTGCGGCTCAAGCCAGAAGAGATCGTCGGGCGCGCCGCCGCCGGGGACCCGAGCTGCGAGGCGGCGCTCCAGCGCTACGAGGATCGACTGGCTCGGGGGCTCGCCCACGTGATCAATCTGCTCGATCCGGGAGTGATCGTCCTGGGAGGGGGGCTTTCGAACGTCGAGCGGCTCTATCGCCGCATTCCCCGTCTCTGGAGCCGATGGGTCTTCTCGGACCGGGTCCTGACGAAGCTTGCCGCCCCGCGTCACGGCGACTCGAGCGGGGTACGGGGCGCGGCCCGGTTGTGGGAGGCGGGCGATCCCTCGTCCCCGAGATAGCGCCACGGCTCAGAGCCGGGCGCGCACGAGGCGGAGGAGACGCTCGGTCGACGAATCGTGAGGCTTGCGGGCGGGCTCCCCGCTCAGCTCGGGCAGGAGGATCTGGGCGAGCTGCTTGCCGAGCTCGACCCCCCACTGGTCGAAGGAGTCGATGTTCCAGATCGTCCCCTGGACGAAGATCTTGTGTTCGTAGAGAGCGATCAGGCTGCCGAGCGTGCGGGGGGTCAGCTGGCGAAAGAGGAAGGTGTTGGAAGGCCGGTTGCCTTCGAACGTCCGGTGGGGGATGAGCCGGGCGATATCGTCGGCGGCCAGTCCGGCCGCCTCCATCTCCTCGCGCACCTCGTCCGCGGTCTTTCCCCGAAGGAGCGCCTCGGTTTGCGCCAGGCAGTTGGCCAGCAGCATCCGGTGGTGCTCGTCGGAGGGTCCCAGGGGGTTGTGGCTCCGGGCGGGCACGAGGAAATCGGCGGGGACGAGCTTGGTCCCCTGGTGGAGGAGCTGGAAAAAGGCGTGCTGCCCGTTGGTTCCCGGAGCGCCCCAGAGGATCGGACCCGTGGTTGTGGCCACGGGCGAGCCATCCTTCTGGACGTGCTTCCCGTTGCTCTCCATGTCGGCCTGCTGCAGGTAGGCCGGGAGAAAGGCGAGGTACTGGTCGTAGGGAAAGACCGCGTGGGTCGATGCCTGGAAAAAGTTGTTATACCAGAGGCCCAGAAGGCCCATGAGGACCGGGATGTTCTCTTCCAGAGGCGCGGTGCGGAAGTGCTCGTCCACGACGTGCGCTCCGGCCAGGAGCTCCTCGAAATGGTCCATGCCGATGGCGAGCACGATCGAGAGGCCGATTGCGGACCAGAGGGAGTAGCGACCACCGACCCAATCCCAGAAGGGGAACATGTTCCTCTTGTCGATCCCGAACGCGACGACCGCCTTTTCGTTGGTCGAGATCGCGACGAAATGCTTGGCCACCGCTGCGGGATCCTTCGCCCGCTCAAGGAACCAGGCGCGGGCCGACCGGGCGTTGGTGAGCGTCTCGAGCGTTCCGAAGGTCTTCGAGGAGATGAGAAAGAGCGTCGTCTCCGGATTGAGGCCCCGAAGGGCTTCGACCAGGTGCGTTCCGTCGATGTTGGAGACAAAGTGGAGCCGAAGCGAGGAGTGGTAGGGTCGAAGAGCCTCGGTCACCATGACCGGCCCCAGGTCGGATCCGCCGATGCCGATGTTCACGACGTCGCGGATCGGCTCTCCGGTGTAGCCGCGCCAACGTCCCCCGCGGACGGCTTCGCTGAACTCCCTCATCTGGTCAAGGACGGCATGCACCTCGGGCATCACATCCTTCCCGTCGACGAGGAGCGAGCTTCCCCGAGGCTTGCGGAGGGCGGTATGGAGAACCGCGCGCCGCTCGGACACATTGATCTTCTCGCCTGCAAACATCTTCTCGATCCAGAGGGGCAGCTCCGCCTCTCGGGCGAGCTCCAGCAGAAGGGCGAGGGTTTCCCTCGTGATCCGATTCTTGGAATAGTCGAAGACGATCTCCTCCAGGGAAAGGGAGAACCTTTCGGATCGCCCGGGATCTTCCCGGAAGAGATCGCGCAGATGGAGCGGACGGATCCTGGCGTAGTGTTCCTCTAGCTTGCGCCAGGCGGGCAAGGTGGTGGGAGAGCTCATAGGGTGTGCGTAGTGGAAGGAGCCGGACAGGTTTTCCGATTCGCAGATGGGGCGGGCTCGAACCATTCTCTCCGAGCCGGTCGACTCTCGTATAAAGGAGCCGATAAGACCTCTCAGTAACAGGCCGAGTCGGCCGGGCGCAAGCCGATTCGGTCGGGGCGCTGGGACAAAAACGGGGGGCCTTGCTTTCGGGGAGCGGCTTTGCCATGCTTTCGGGTGAGTGGACGGGCGAGGAGGAGGAACGGTTCTTTGGCTTGGCCCGGCCGGCCTTCTGCGGGCGCCTGCGGTCGTCTTCCCGGCTCTGTCATCGTCAAAGGCGGCGAAACCCTTGGCCGAGAGGGGCGGGAGTGCGGATCCGCCAGAACGCGAGCCTGGTTGCTTTGGGATGAGTTAGGCCCGAGTGGCACGAGATGCGCATTCCTGTATCCACTTACCGCGTTCAGCTACGGAAAGAGCTAGGATTTGGCTCGCTCGAGCCGGTCATCGCCTACCTCGACAAGCTCGGCATCGGGGATATCTACGCTTCGCCGATCACGCGGGCGCGGACCGGCAGCAGCCATGGCTACGATGTCGTCGACCCTGGGGAGCTCAATCCGGAGCTGGGCTCCGCCGAATCCTTTGCCCGCCTCATGGAGAACGTCCACGGCCGGGGGATGGGATGGCTCCAGGACGTAGTTCCCAACCACATGGCCTACGACAAGGAAAACCGCTTCTTGATGGACGTCTTCGAGAACGGCCCTCATTCCGAGTTTTACGAATTCTTCGACATCGAGTGGAACCATCCCTATCCGACGCTGCGGGGCCGGGTGCTCGCCCCGTTTCTCGGGCCCCACTACGGCGAGGCGCTCCAAAAGGGGGAGATCCGCTTGTCCTTCGAGCGAGGCACCTTCTGGGTCT from Methylacidimicrobium sp. B4 includes these protein-coding regions:
- the pgi gene encoding glucose-6-phosphate isomerase; the protein is MSSPTTLPAWRKLEEHYARIRPLHLRDLFREDPGRSERFSLSLEEIVFDYSKNRITRETLALLLELAREAELPLWIEKMFAGEKINVSERRAVLHTALRKPRGSSLLVDGKDVMPEVHAVLDQMREFSEAVRGGRWRGYTGEPIRDVVNIGIGGSDLGPVMVTEALRPYHSSLRLHFVSNIDGTHLVEALRGLNPETTLFLISSKTFGTLETLTNARSARAWFLERAKDPAAVAKHFVAISTNEKAVVAFGIDKRNMFPFWDWVGGRYSLWSAIGLSIVLAIGMDHFEELLAGAHVVDEHFRTAPLEENIPVLMGLLGLWYNNFFQASTHAVFPYDQYLAFLPAYLQQADMESNGKHVQKDGSPVATTTGPILWGAPGTNGQHAFFQLLHQGTKLVPADFLVPARSHNPLGPSDEHHRMLLANCLAQTEALLRGKTADEVREEMEAAGLAADDIARLIPHRTFEGNRPSNTFLFRQLTPRTLGSLIALYEHKIFVQGTIWNIDSFDQWGVELGKQLAQILLPELSGEPARKPHDSSTERLLRLVRARL